In Actinoplanes lobatus, the DNA window CCACTGATGTTCGGCGCCGGCATCGTGGCGCTCACCCTGGACGTCGACAACCTTCCGTTGGCCGCCCTGATCCTGCTCGCCGCGCTCGCGCCCTTGGCCCGCCCGGATCGCCGCCGGGCCGGCCTGACCCGCCGCTACGTCTGAGCTCCCGCGCCGTTCGGAGACGTCACCCGCGGCCACGCCCGGTGTCCTGACTCCGGGGAGGCGACCGGAAAACAGGAAGGCGTCGTTCGGCCCCGTACCGCCCGGTCGGCCGGGCGGTGACCGATCATCGTGGCGTGATGCTGTTGCTGCCCGCTGATGTCCTGCGCCCGCGCCGCCCCGATGAGCACTTCGCCGGGGAGGCGCGGGCCGCCCGGGAGGCCGGGATCGAGGTCGCCCTGATCGACCATGACGCGCGGAGCGGCTGGGACGCCGCGGTGGCACGCGTCCCGGCGGGCGCCGCCGCCGTCTACCGGGGATGGATGCTCGACAGCGGACGGTACGCGGCGATGGCCGGGGCGCTGGCCGCCCGTGGGGTGACGCTGCGAACCGGGGCCGCTTCGTACCGGCAGGCCCACGAGCTGCCGGGCTGGTATGCGGCGGCCGCGGGGGACACCCCCGAGTCGGCGTGGACCGACGGTGACGACCGGGAGGCCTTCCGGCGGGCGTGCGCGGCGCTGGGTGGCGGGCCCGCGGTGCTGCGGGACTGGACCAAGTCGATGAAGCACCACTGGGACGAGGCGGCGTTTCTGCCGGACGTGGCGGACGAGACGGCGGCCTGGCGGGTCGCGAGCCGGTTGCGGGAGTTGCGCGGCGACGATTTCGCCGGTGGCTTCGTGGTGCGCCGGTTCGAGTCGTTCACCGGCGCGGAGGTACGCACGTGGTGGGTGGATGGCTCGTGCCGGCTGGTCACGGCTCACCCGGACACCCCAGGGGCGCCGCCGCCCGTGGATGCCGAGATCGGTGTGGCGGCGTCCGCCGTACGATCGCTGGGTTTGCCGTTTGTGACTGCCGACCTGGTCCGGCGTGCCGACGGGCGGTGGCGGATCGTCGAGATCGGCGACGGTCAGGTGAGCGACCGTCCGTCCGGCACCCCGCCGGAAGAGTTGATCGGGGCGCTGTTCGCGGCCTGATTTTCTGTCGTACCCCTCGCTGGGTTCGTGGCCTCGCTCACCCCCGGCGGGCGCGGGTGGGCGTACCTATGAAGGGGGTTTGAGGAGGTTGTCGCGTTTGGTGGCGTATTCGTCGTCGGTGAGCAGGCCGGCGGCGTGAAGTTCGGTGAGGTGGTGCAGCAGGGCCGTGTTGTCGGGGGCGGCGGGGGTGCCGGCGAGCCGCTGCTGGATGAGGTCGGCCAGGTAGGGCGCGGTCGGGCGGTCGGTGCCGAAGGAGACGGTGTGGCCGCCGGTCTCGATGTCGATCCGGGAGCGGAGGAGGCCGCGGTGGGCGGTGACCGAGGTGACGGCCGCGAGGGGGATCCGTTCGCGGCCGGCGCCGGCGCGCATCAGGGTGCCGGTGCTGGCGAGTTCGAGCCGGTCCGGGTAGACGAGGAGGTAGAGGTCGGCGCCGCCGTCGCGGGTGTGGGCGACGGCGAGGGCGCCGCTGGTGTCGACGCTGTTGCGCTGCGCCTTGGCCAGGGCCCGGGTGCAGTGATCCGGGACGGGGTTCACGACAAGCCACCGTAGCCCATCGACGATCATCCATCGGTTGCGTAGGCTTGCCGCCCATGGACGAACGGGTCTTCACCGAGCGCGGTGAGCTGGTCCTGCGCCGCCGGTCCGGGCATTTCGAGCTGATCAGCAACGGTGTCTTCCTGATGGACACCCGGTCGGGGGAGTCGGAGCGGGTGCTGGTGCGGGCCGCCCTGGCCGCCGCGCCGCCCGGCCCGCGGCTGCTGATCGGCGGCCTCGGGGTGGGGTTCTCGCTGGCCGAGGCGGTCCACACGGACGCCGCGGAGATCGTCGTCGTGGAGATTGAACCGGCCGTGGTGCGGTGGCATCACGGGGTGCTCCGGCCGTTCAGCGAGGGGGCGCTCGACGATCCCCGGGTGCGGGTGGTGACCGACGATCTGGCGTCCTGGTTCACCGGGACCAGCGACCGGTTCGACGTGATCTGCCTGGACGTCGACAACGGCCCCGGCTGGACCGTGTTCGACCACAACACGGGGCTGTACCGGGCGGCCGGGCTGGCGATGCTGCGCGACCATCTGCGGCCGGGCGGGGTGCTGGCGGTGTGGAGCGCGTCGGCCGAGCCGGGTTTCGAGGCCACCCTGACCCGGGCGATCGGGCCGGTTCGCACGGTTCGGGTGCCGGTCGGGCGCGGTGAGCCGGATGTCGTCTACGTGGCATCATGCGCGGGTGACGACCGCACTGATCTACGGTGAGTTCGCCGCCCGTGAGGCTGCGGGCGAGTCCCCGGCGTACCAGAACCTCGCCGTCGCCGTCTCCCGCGACGCCCACCTGATCGGCCTGCTGGACACGTTGCCGCCGGCGAAACGGCAGCCGAACCTGCTGTTCGCGGCCGGCCGGTTCCTGGGCGCGCCGGTCACCGACCCGCCGGCGTTCCTGGAGTTCGCGGCGGCCAACTGGGAGCGGGTCGCGCACGAGATCCGCCACCGGGCGACGCAGACCAACGAGCCGGCCCGGTGCGCGGTGCTGCTGCCGCTGCTCGCGGCGCTGCCGCAACCCCTCGCGTTGCTCGAGGTGGGCGCGTCGGCCGGCCTCAATCTCTTCCCCGACCGGTACGCGTACCGTTACGGCGATCACGTCCTCGGCGACGGTGATCCGCTCCTCGACTGTGCCCTGACCGGAACCGATCCGCCGCAAAAGCTGCCCGAGGTGGTCTGGCGGGCCGGACTCGACCTCAACCCCCTCGACGTCACCGACCCGGCCGACGCCGCCTGGTTGCAGGCCCTGATCTGGCCGGAACAGGACGACCGCCGGGAACGGCAGCGCGCCGCCGCCCGTACCGTCGCCGCCGACCCGCCGTTGATGGTCCGCGGCGACCTGGTCGACGACCTGCCGGCGCTGGCCGCGAAGGCGCCGGCCGACGCCACCCTGGTCGTCTTCCACACGTCGGTCCTCTATCAGGTTCCGGCCGATCGGCGCCGGGCCTTCACCGATCTGGTACGCACGATGCGCGCCCACTGGATCTCAGTGGAGAACCCGACCGTTCTCGATCACGCCGGCCTGCCGAATCCACCGGACGAGCGCCTGCACAACGTGCTCGCGCTGGACGGCCGCCCGCTGGCGTGGGCGCGCCCGCACGGCGAGGCCCTCAACTGGTTCGGTGACCGCCCATAGACCCGTGCACAGGAGCCGGCGACCCGGGCCGCCAGGGGAGCAGGACGACACTGGCCGCGACGGCGAGGCCGCAGACCGCCAGGGCGGTCCGTACGTCGGTGAGCGCGGCCAGCAGCCCGCCCAGCGCGATGCCCACCGGCTGGCAGATCCGCGACGAGATCGACCACGCCGAGATCACCCGGGTCATGTAGTGGTCCTCGGTCTGCTCCATCCGGTACGCCGCGAACGCCGGATTGAACACCCCCGTCGCGAACAGGGCGAACGTCTCCACCACGATCATCAGCAGCAGCCCGGGGAGCCCGGCCGGCATGAACGCCAGCAGGCACAGCCACACCGCCCGCCAGACACCCGACCACAGCAGGACCCGGCGCTGGCCGAACCGGCGGGTCAGCGGCGCCAGCGCCAGGGCGCCCAGGACGCCGCCCAGGCAGGGGATGCCCCAGCCGATGCCGTACTGCCAGGCCGGGAAGTCCAGTTCGTCGAGCATCAGGACGGCCAGCAGCGGTGAGGCGGCCATCATGCCGGACCCGAACAGTTGCGCGTTGAGGAACAGGGCCCGCAGGTCACGGTGGGCGAACACGTACCGCCAGCCGGCCCCGATCTCCGCCCACCGGCCGGTGTCCGCCGCGCGCCGCGGCGGCTCCGGTTCGGGGCCGCGCAGGCTGCGGACACCGGCCGCGGACAGCAGGAAACTCACCGCGTCGACGGCCACCGTCCAGCCGACGCCCACCCATGAGGTCAGCGCCCCGCCGATCGGTGGGCCGGCGCTGTAGGCGGTCCAGAACGTGGCCTCCAACCGGCCCGTCGCGGTGGCCCGGTCACCCGGCGCCACCAGCGCTTTCAGGTGGGCGCCGCCGGCCGCCGCGAAGACGATCGCGGCGGTCGCCTGAACCGCCGCGACCACGCCGAGCTGGCCGAAGCTGAGCATGTCGAGCCAGAGCGCCACCGGTACGCTGAGCAGCGCGAACGCGCGCACCAGATCAGCGCCGACCATGACCGGGCGTTTGCGGCGGAACTCCACCCACGGGCCGGCCGGCACCGCCACCGCGGCCGCCGCCAGCCCGGACACCGTGGCCAGCAGCGACACCTGCCAGGCGGGGACCTCCAGCACCAGGATCGCGACCAGGGGAAGCGCGCCGAAGCCGATCCCGGTGCCGATCTCGCTGGCCGCGTACGCGGCCCACAACCGCCGGAAGTCCGAGCCGAGTGCCACCGGCGCACCCTACCGGCGGCCCGCCTCTTTTTGTCGAGCCGGGCCGACCGGTTCGGTGTGCAGCAGCCCGCCGATGAGGGCGATCCCGTCCGGAACGGAGTGCAGCACCAGGGCGGTGTTCTCCTCCGGGCGAGCAACCTCGGGATCCTGCCGGCCGCACAGCCGCAGAAAGCGCACCACCGTGACCACGAACGACCCGTCGTCCACAGTGAGCCGGAGCGTGTCGCCGCGCCGGATCGCCCCGCCCCGCACCCGCCCGGTCACGGCCACCCCACCGGCCGGGTCCGGCCAGGTGTCCTCGATCCGCATCTCGCCCACCGGCCGAATCTAGCGATGCTGTCGCAACCCGGCATCCCGATGCGGCCGCGGTCCATGCCCGCGTGTGGTCCATGCCCGAGTTTCGCTTCCGCCCCTTTCCGGTACGCGTGACTCCGCCCCGTTTTCATCAGGGCCGTCCCGCCCTGCCACGCGATCTCCTGCCCGCTCCCGCCCGTGCCGCCCCGCCGGGCTCAGATCGGTGGCCGGGCGGGCCCGGCCGGTCGCGGCCACCCGCGTGTGCCGCCGCTCCCGGCGCCGGGACGTGTCCGCTTTCCCAGTGACTGTTCACCGTGGTCGAGCGCACCTCCCCACATCCCGCGATCTTGGACGATTGACCACCGAAATCGGCAGGAAAACGTCCAAGATCGCGGCAGGGCGCCCGCGCCGCCTGACGCCGGCGGCCCCAGCGCCGGCGGCCCCAGCGCCGCTGGGCACTGCCCACCACCGCTGTCGCTGCCCGCGATCTTGGTCGTTTCCTCACCGCGATCGGTGGCAGGACGTCCAAGATCGCGGCAGGGTGCCTGCGCCGTCTGGCGCCGCCTGCGCTGGCGCCGCTGGGCGCTGTGCCGGCCGTACCGCCTACCACCGCTGTCGCTGCCCGCGATCTTGGTCGTTTCCCCACCGCGATCGGTGGCAAGACGTCCAAGATCGCGGCAGGGTGCCTGCGCCGTCTGGCGCCGCCTGCGCTGGCGCCGCCTGCGCTGGCGCCGCTGGGCGCTGTGCCGGCCGTACCGCCTACCACCGCTGTCGCTGCCCGCGATCTTGGGTGTTTCCCCACCGCAATTGGTGGCAAGACGTCCAAGATCGCCGATGCGCCTGGCGGGCAACGCGGGGTACACGGAGGGCGCTGTGTGTGCGGCCGGGCAGGCGGTCGGCGGGTGGGCGACTACGGCACGGTGATCGTGTGTGCTCAGGTGATCCGCGCCCGGCCTCGGGCAGCGGCATGCCGGCGCCGTCGGGCTGAGGGCGTCGCGGAAGGGATGGCTGTGTGTGGCGCGGGTGTTATGTCAGGCTGAGGGTGTCGCGGAGGAGCTGGCTGTGTGTGGCGCGGGCGTTATGTCAGGCTGAGGGTGTCGCGGAAGAGCTGGCTGTGCGCGGCGCGGGCGTTATGTCAGGCCGAGGGCGTCGCGGATGATTCGGCCGGTGTTGTCGACGTGCTGGCGGGCGATGCGGGAGGCGGTCTCGCCGTCGCGGGCGCGCAGTGCGGCGACCAGCTGGCGGTGCTGGGTGTTGACGATCTCGTCGTCGGCGGGGGTGAAGACGACCGGCTGGTTGAGGTTCCAGTAGTTGATTTTTGTGCGCCGGTGCAGCTGGGCGACCACCGCATTGGTGGCGCTTTCGGTGACGATGTCGTGGAAGACGTTGTTCAGCTCGTTGAGCCGGAGCCGGGAGACCGAGTCGTCCTCCATCGTGACGATCAGTTCCTCCATCCGGGTGAGCTGCGCCTCGGTGATCCGCTGCGCCGCGAGGTAGGCGGCGTGCGCCTCGACGCCGGCTCGTGCCTCGATCATCTCCAGGATCTCGGCCGGGGTGTGATCGCGCACCACCCAGCCTTTACGCTGGATGACGAGGCCCTCCTGGACCAGCCGGAAGAGCGCCTCGCGCACCGGTGTGCGGCTGACCTCGAGCCAGTCGGCGATGTCCTTCTCCACCAGCCGGTGGTTGGGCCGCAGTTCGGCGGAGAGGATGGCCTCGCGCAACCGCTCGTGGACCACCTCGGCGCGGTCACCTCCGCGGCTCTGGGGCGGCGGTGTGCTCATGAGGGCCCATGGTATACACGTCGGTACACCCTCGTGGCTCCGGGCGGACTTGAAATGTTTCAATGGGCGTGTTTGACTTCTGGTCGACTCACCCACCGTCAGGAAGGGCCCACGTTGACTCCGCACCCGCGCAACGGTCGAGCCCCGTCGGTCAAGGACGTCGCCGCTGCCGCGGGCGTCTCCCTGGGCACCGTCTCCAACGTCCTCAACCGGCCGTCCGTGGTCAGCACCGCCACCCGGGAGCGGGTCGAGCGCGCCATGGCCGAGCTCGGGTTCGTGCGCAACGAGTCGGCCCGCCAGCTGCGCGCCGGGACCAGCCGGGCGCTGGCGTACGTGATGCTCGACGGCGGCAACCCGTTCTTCCACGACGTCGCCGAGGGCATCGAGACCGCCGCCGAGGCCGCCGACCTGTCCCTGTTCGTGTGCAACTCCAACGGCCGCGCCGACCGCGAGGCCAAGCACATCGACCGGCTCGTCCAGCAGCGGGTGCAGGGGATACTGATCACCCCGGTCGACCCGGACGCCGGCCACCTGACCGAGATCGCCCAGCGCGGCATCCCGTTCGTGCTGGTCGACCGGTTCAGCCGGTCCGGCGGGCACTGCTCGGTCGCCGTCGACGACGTGCTCGGCGGCCGGATCGCCGTCGAGCACCTGATCGACCGCGGGCACCGGCGGGTCGCGTTCGTCGGCGGGCCGTCCAGCATCGGGCAGGTCCGCGAGCGGCTCCAGGGGGCGCGCGCCGTGTGGGCCGAGTTCGGCATGCCCGACGAGGACCTGATCCACCTGCCGACCGAGGCGATGACGGTCAACGAGGGCCGCTCCGCGGGGGAGCGGCTCGCCGGGCTGCCCAGCCGCCGCCGCCCGACCGCCGCGTTCTGCGCCAACGACCTGCTCGCGCTCGGCCTGCTCCAGCACGCCGTCACGGCCGGGCTGCGGGTGCCCGACGACCTGGCCATCGTCGGGTTCGACGACATCGACTTCGCGGCCGCCGCGGCCGTCCCGCTCACCTCGGTGCGCCAGCCGCGGCAGGAGCTCGGGCGGACCGCGGCGCGGCTGGTGCTCGACGAGGCCACCAACCCCGATCACGTGCACGAGCAGGCCACCTTCGTGCCGGCGCTGGTGGCCCGGGCGTCCACCGGTACCGTACGGCGGTGATCCACGACCTGTACGAGGTCATCCACCGCCGCCGTGACGTCCGCGGCGAGTTCACCGGAGAGCCCGTCCCCGACGACGTCCTCGACCGCGTCCTGAGCGCCGCGCACGCCGCGCCCAGCGTCGGCCTGTCCCAGCCGTGGGATTTCGTGATCGTGCGCTCCGATGACGTGCGGAAGTCCTTCCACCAGCACGTTCACGCGGAACGGGAAACGTTCGCGGCGAGTTTGACGGCCGAGGCCGCGCGCCGCTTCGCCCGTATCAAGATCGACGGAGTGCTGGAGTCCAGCCTGTCGATCGTGGTCACCTACGACGCCTCGCGCGGTGGGCCGGCGGTCCTCGGGCGGCACGCCATCGCCGACGCCGGGCTCTACTCGTCCTGCCTCGCCATCCAGAACCTGTGGCTGGCGGCCACCGCCGAAGGACTCGGCATCGGGTGGGTGTCGTTCTACCGTGAGGAGTTCCTGCGCGAGCTGCTCGGCATCCCGGACGGGGTGCGGCCGGTGGCGTGGCTCTGCGCGGGGCCGGTCACCCATCTGGAACGCGTCCCCGACCTGGAACGGCACGGGTGGCGGCAGCGGCGGCCGCTCCGCGAGGCCGTGCACGCCGACCGGTGGGGTGGATCGTGAGGCTGCACGTCGGGTGCGCGATGTGGAACCTGAAAGCGTGGCAGTTCCCGCAACCCGCGCTGAGCACCTATGCGAGCTGGTGCACCGCGGTGGAGGGGAACACCACGTTCTACGCCACACCGAGTATGGCGACCGTCTCCGCCTGGGCTTCCCAGACTCCGCCGGACTTTCGGTTCGTGCTCAAGCTGCCGCGGTCGGTGACACACAGCGGCGCTCTTTCGTACAATTCGGATTTGTTGGAGTTCATCCGGGTGATTGAGCCGCTCGGCGCCCGTACCCATGCTCTGTGGGTGCAGTTGCCCGGGTCCTTCGGACCGGGCGATCTCGCGGCTCTCTCGCGCTTTCTGCGGGGTCTTCCCGATCATTTCCGGTACGCCGTAGAGGTTCGCGATCCTGCCTTCTTCCACTCGCCCGGCCCGCTCGAGGAGACGCTGGCCGAGATCGGGGCGGAGTGGGTCCCGTTCGACACGACCGAGTTCTTCCGGACCCCGCCGGGCAGCGACGCCGAACGGGACGCGTGGATGAAGAAGCCCCGCATGCCGCTGCGCACCGCCGCCCTGACCGACCGTCCGATCGTCCGCTACCTGGGCCGTGACTCGGTCGAGCGGACCGTCGCGGGCTGGCGGCGGTGGGTGCCGGTCGTCGCCGGGTGGCTGCGCGAGGGGCGGTCGCCGACGTTCTTCGTCCACACGCCGGACAATGTGGACGCGCCCACGCTGTGCCGCCGCTTCCACGGCGAGGTGCGCGCGCTGGTGCCGGAACTCGCGCCACTGCCGGACATCGTGGAGCCGGAGGCCCCGCTCACCCTGTTCTGAGGGTTCCCGATAGATTGCCGTCCATGATCAAGACTCGGCGGTCCGTGGGCGGCCGCCTCGGGGACGCGGCGCAGTGGGCGCTGATCGGGATGTACCTGCTCGGCTCCTTCGGCATCCTGGTGCTGGCCGTCGTGAACAGCGGCGATGTGGGCGCGCTGCTGGATCCGGGCCTGGACCGTCTCGACGACCCGAAGGTCTCGGTTCCGCTGGGCTGGGACTCGGCCGCCAACCCGCTCGTCTGGATCTTCGGCGTGGCCCGGTTGACCGCCATCCTGATCGTCCCGGTGGCGGCGTTCGGCGTGATCCTCGGCGGACTGTCGGCGGCGGCCGCCCGCCGCGCCGGCGACCGGCGGCGGCTGAACTTCGCCCTGCTGCGGATCGTGGTGTGGGTGGTGCTGTTCGCGGTGGCGTTCAGCCCCTACGGCGAACAGCTGCACATCTGGCTCGCGGACTGACGTGCCGGGGCCCGGCGCGGGTGCGCCGGGCCCCGGGCTCCGGACGGGTCAGGCGTGCGGGCAGGTGGAGCGGTACTCCTCGATGGCAGTGCCGGACGGGGCCGGGCACAGGAACTGGTCGTAGCGGGTGTCGTCGTCGATCCACCGCTTGATCCAGGACAGGCTGTACTTGGCGGCCGTCACGTTCTGCCCCGAGGTCGGGGCGGAGTGGGACGCGTTGTTCAGCTCCAGGTACGCCTTCTCCGGGGCGGTCGTCATGCTCGTGTAGAACGGCTCCGCGTGCGACGACACCGGGGCCACCGTGTCGCTCTCGGCGCCGACGATCAGGGTCGGTACGCGTACCGTCGACCAGCTCTTGGTGCTGTGGTACGGGGTGAGCGGCACCGCGGCCTGCAACGCGGGACGGGTCCGGGCCGCCGCCAGGCTGCCGCCGCCGCCCATCGAGTGGCCCATCACGCCGAGCCGGCTCGCGTCGATGCGGGTGCGTACCGAACTGCTCCCGGTCAGGTAGTCGAGCGCCGCCAGCAGCTGGGTGCCGCGGCTGTCCGGCTGGTCCAGTGTGCTCAGCGTGTCGATGGTGATCACCACGAAGCCCTGTGAGGCCAGTCGCGGACCGAGCCAGGCGACGCTGGACTGGCTCGCCGTGAAGCCGGGGGAGATGGCCACCGCGCCGAACGTGCCGGCGCTGGTGTCGGTCGGGTAGTAGATCGTGCCGCCGCCGAAGCCGGAGACGCTGGACCGCGCCACGGTGACCTGGGCGATGGCGAACGAGCCGCGGGCGGCCTCGATGCTGGCGTTGGTGGGGGCGGGGCCGCGTTCATACGGGTTGGCCGCGAGAGCCGGTGCCGCGGGGACCGTCAGTGCTGCCGCGGTCGCCGCGAATGCGGCTGTGAGCAGGGAAAATGTCCGGCGAAGGGTGGGGACGGGCATGGGAACTCCCTAGAGTGTGGGGCTCATGCATCGATGGATATGAATAGGGTTAACTCACCAGTAACAAGCCGGTAATCCCATCCGGTACCTGCCGCGGTGGTATGCCGCCGGTAAATCGCTTGCCGTGCCCGTGGTGATCCGCGAGGGTGGGCGGCATGACGTACTGAGGCACTTCACCAGCGCATCCCTCGCGGCCCCGGGGCACATCTGACGCCCGGCCGCGCCTCCGTCATGCGAAAGAAGATCTCTTTTGTCTCCAGCGCAGTCCGCCACGTCCGCGTCCGTCACCGTCTTCGCCTCGCCCGGCAGCTGGATCGAGTCCAGCGCCGTCGCCCAGTGCCACCAGGTCGCCACCCTGAACGGCATGATCCACGTTGCCGGCATGCCCGACCTGCACCCCGGCAAGGGCGCCCCGATCGGCGCGGCCATGGCCTCCACCGTGCTCTATCCGTTCCTCGTCGGCTCCGACATCGGCTGCGGCATCGCGGTCTACCCGGTCCGGCTCAAGAAGGCCGTCCCGGAACGCGTCGCGGCCCGGTTCCCCGACCTCGACCAGCCCGTCGACCCGGCCTCGCGGTCCGGCGAGGACATTCCGGCCGGCTACACCGAGCAGCTCGGCACCGTCGGGCGCGGCAACCACTTCGTCGAACTCGCCCGGGTCGACGCCGTCCTCGACGGCGAGCACGCCGCGCGGCTCGGCCTCACCACCGGGGACCTGGTGCTCATCGTGCACAGCGGCTCCCGCGGGCTCGGCGAGCGCATCCTGCGGGCACACACCGAGGTGCACGGCGCCGGAGCGGCCGCCGACCCCGCCGCCTACCTGGCCGCACACGACGACGCGGTCCGGTGGGGACACCTCAACCGGCGGCTCATGGCCGAACGCGTCGCCGACGCCATCGGCGCCCAACTCGGCGAGCCGGTCACCGACGTCTGCCACAACTCGGTCGAGATCCGCGACGGCGTCTACCTGCACCGCAAGGGCGCCGCGCCGGGCGACGGCCACGACGTGCTCATCGCCGGCACCCGCGGCACCCACTCCTACCTGGTCGCCGGGCACGCCGGGCCGGACGCCGGGCACTCCGTCGCACACGGCGCCGGGCGCAAGATGTCCCGGGCCGACGCACTCCGGCGCGGCCGGGCCAAACACACCGTCGAAGAGCTCCGGCGTACGGCGGTGGGGTCCCTCGTCGTCTGCGGTGACCGGCAACTGCTGTTCGAGGAGGCGCCCACCGCGTACAAACGGATCGAGCAGGTGATCGGCGACCTCGTCTCGTACGGCCTGGCCACACCGATCGTCAGCACGCTGCCGGTGGTCACCTACAAGACCGCCGACCTGGCGCCTCGGCGGGGAGGCCGTCGATGAGCGCGCCCCGGCGGGCCGTCCGCCCACGTCCGCGACGCCGCCTGACGCTGGGCGCCAAGGCCGCCCGGCGGGCCGGCTGGCTCGATCCGCGCCGGCGGCCCGGTCGCCGCTTCCGCGGCTGTCCG includes these proteins:
- a CDS encoding RNA ligase RtcB family protein, which translates into the protein MSPAQSATSASVTVFASPGSWIESSAVAQCHQVATLNGMIHVAGMPDLHPGKGAPIGAAMASTVLYPFLVGSDIGCGIAVYPVRLKKAVPERVAARFPDLDQPVDPASRSGEDIPAGYTEQLGTVGRGNHFVELARVDAVLDGEHAARLGLTTGDLVLIVHSGSRGLGERILRAHTEVHGAGAAADPAAYLAAHDDAVRWGHLNRRLMAERVADAIGAQLGEPVTDVCHNSVEIRDGVYLHRKGAAPGDGHDVLIAGTRGTHSYLVAGHAGPDAGHSVAHGAGRKMSRADALRRGRAKHTVEELRRTAVGSLVVCGDRQLLFEEAPTAYKRIEQVIGDLVSYGLATPIVSTLPVVTYKTADLAPRRGGRR
- a CDS encoding DUF72 domain-containing protein, which translates into the protein MRLHVGCAMWNLKAWQFPQPALSTYASWCTAVEGNTTFYATPSMATVSAWASQTPPDFRFVLKLPRSVTHSGALSYNSDLLEFIRVIEPLGARTHALWVQLPGSFGPGDLAALSRFLRGLPDHFRYAVEVRDPAFFHSPGPLEETLAEIGAEWVPFDTTEFFRTPPGSDAERDAWMKKPRMPLRTAALTDRPIVRYLGRDSVERTVAGWRRWVPVVAGWLREGRSPTFFVHTPDNVDAPTLCRRFHGEVRALVPELAPLPDIVEPEAPLTLF
- a CDS encoding MFS transporter, encoding MALGSDFRRLWAAYAASEIGTGIGFGALPLVAILVLEVPAWQVSLLATVSGLAAAAVAVPAGPWVEFRRKRPVMVGADLVRAFALLSVPVALWLDMLSFGQLGVVAAVQATAAIVFAAAGGAHLKALVAPGDRATATGRLEATFWTAYSAGPPIGGALTSWVGVGWTVAVDAVSFLLSAAGVRSLRGPEPEPPRRAADTGRWAEIGAGWRYVFAHRDLRALFLNAQLFGSGMMAASPLLAVLMLDELDFPAWQYGIGWGIPCLGGVLGALALAPLTRRFGQRRVLLWSGVWRAVWLCLLAFMPAGLPGLLLMIVVETFALFATGVFNPAFAAYRMEQTEDHYMTRVISAWSISSRICQPVGIALGGLLAALTDVRTALAVCGLAVAASVVLLPWRPGSPAPVHGSMGGHRTS
- a CDS encoding poly(ethylene terephthalate) hydrolase family protein, yielding MPVPTLRRTFSLLTAAFAATAAALTVPAAPALAANPYERGPAPTNASIEAARGSFAIAQVTVARSSVSGFGGGTIYYPTDTSAGTFGAVAISPGFTASQSSVAWLGPRLASQGFVVITIDTLSTLDQPDSRGTQLLAALDYLTGSSSVRTRIDASRLGVMGHSMGGGGSLAAARTRPALQAAVPLTPYHSTKSWSTVRVPTLIVGAESDTVAPVSSHAEPFYTSMTTAPEKAYLELNNASHSAPTSGQNVTAAKYSLSWIKRWIDDDTRYDQFLCPAPSGTAIEEYRSTCPHA
- a CDS encoding ATP-grasp domain-containing protein, coding for MLLLPADVLRPRRPDEHFAGEARAAREAGIEVALIDHDARSGWDAAVARVPAGAAAVYRGWMLDSGRYAAMAGALAARGVTLRTGAASYRQAHELPGWYAAAAGDTPESAWTDGDDREAFRRACAALGGGPAVLRDWTKSMKHHWDEAAFLPDVADETAAWRVASRLRELRGDDFAGGFVVRRFESFTGAEVRTWWVDGSCRLVTAHPDTPGAPPPVDAEIGVAASAVRSLGLPFVTADLVRRADGRWRIVEIGDGQVSDRPSGTPPEELIGALFAA
- a CDS encoding LacI family DNA-binding transcriptional regulator, whose product is MTPHPRNGRAPSVKDVAAAAGVSLGTVSNVLNRPSVVSTATRERVERAMAELGFVRNESARQLRAGTSRALAYVMLDGGNPFFHDVAEGIETAAEAADLSLFVCNSNGRADREAKHIDRLVQQRVQGILITPVDPDAGHLTEIAQRGIPFVLVDRFSRSGGHCSVAVDDVLGGRIAVEHLIDRGHRRVAFVGGPSSIGQVRERLQGARAVWAEFGMPDEDLIHLPTEAMTVNEGRSAGERLAGLPSRRRPTAAFCANDLLALGLLQHAVTAGLRVPDDLAIVGFDDIDFAAAAAVPLTSVRQPRQELGRTAARLVLDEATNPDHVHEQATFVPALVARASTGTVRR
- the bluB gene encoding 5,6-dimethylbenzimidazole synthase yields the protein MHDLYEVIHRRRDVRGEFTGEPVPDDVLDRVLSAAHAAPSVGLSQPWDFVIVRSDDVRKSFHQHVHAERETFAASLTAEAARRFARIKIDGVLESSLSIVVTYDASRGGPAVLGRHAIADAGLYSSCLAIQNLWLAATAEGLGIGWVSFYREEFLRELLGIPDGVRPVAWLCAGPVTHLERVPDLERHGWRQRRPLREAVHADRWGGS
- a CDS encoding spermine/spermidine synthase domain-containing protein — encoded protein: MDERVFTERGELVLRRRSGHFELISNGVFLMDTRSGESERVLVRAALAAAPPGPRLLIGGLGVGFSLAEAVHTDAAEIVVVEIEPAVVRWHHGVLRPFSEGALDDPRVRVVTDDLASWFTGTSDRFDVICLDVDNGPGWTVFDHNTGLYRAAGLAMLRDHLRPGGVLAVWSASAEPGFEATLTRAIGPVRTVRVPVGRGEPDVVYVASCAGDDRTDLR
- a CDS encoding DUF2332 domain-containing protein, encoding MTTALIYGEFAAREAAGESPAYQNLAVAVSRDAHLIGLLDTLPPAKRQPNLLFAAGRFLGAPVTDPPAFLEFAAANWERVAHEIRHRATQTNEPARCAVLLPLLAALPQPLALLEVGASAGLNLFPDRYAYRYGDHVLGDGDPLLDCALTGTDPPQKLPEVVWRAGLDLNPLDVTDPADAAWLQALIWPEQDDRRERQRAAARTVAADPPLMVRGDLVDDLPALAAKAPADATLVVFHTSVLYQVPADRRRAFTDLVRTMRAHWISVENPTVLDHAGLPNPPDERLHNVLALDGRPLAWARPHGEALNWFGDRP
- a CDS encoding PH domain-containing protein, giving the protein MNPVPDHCTRALAKAQRNSVDTSGALAVAHTRDGGADLYLLVYPDRLELASTGTLMRAGAGRERIPLAAVTSVTAHRGLLRSRIDIETGGHTVSFGTDRPTAPYLADLIQQRLAGTPAAPDNTALLHHLTELHAAGLLTDDEYATKRDNLLKPPS
- a CDS encoding GntR family transcriptional regulator, whose protein sequence is MSTPPPQSRGGDRAEVVHERLREAILSAELRPNHRLVEKDIADWLEVSRTPVREALFRLVQEGLVIQRKGWVVRDHTPAEILEMIEARAGVEAHAAYLAAQRITEAQLTRMEELIVTMEDDSVSRLRLNELNNVFHDIVTESATNAVVAQLHRRTKINYWNLNQPVVFTPADDEIVNTQHRQLVAALRARDGETASRIARQHVDNTGRIIRDALGLT